In one Tripterygium wilfordii isolate XIE 37 chromosome 22, ASM1340144v1, whole genome shotgun sequence genomic region, the following are encoded:
- the LOC119991431 gene encoding uncharacterized protein LOC119991431 produces MAPSSYHTRSNSIPNRPHPVLVELDEQLRRLRSSEATSTSSSSTISHQLIGLQDLHNCVDKWLLLPLTQQSSAQGQQKKWANELLDGSLRLLDMCDTAKDALLQIKECFQGLQSSLRRRCGSDTRLLAGCVRRYLTTMKAVAKSINKALGKLKSVKASFPKLHDSNEMVSVLKDVEAITIMVLESLLSFISSSQKGPTKLSGWSLVSKLAKPKRMAPEENDNTNEFQKIDVALQSIVSVKKEKSDSNKNVEDVQNQLKDLELCIQDLEGDLESLYRRLIKTRVSFLNILTH; encoded by the coding sequence ATGGCTCCATCTTCTTACCATACTCGCTCTAACAGCATCCCAAACAGACCACATCCTGTCCTCGTCGAACTCGACGAGCAATTGAGAAGATTAAGATCCTCTGAAGCCACCTctacttcatcatcatcaacaatcagCCACCAACTAATTGGGCTTCAAGATCTTCATAATTGTGTCGACAAGTGGCTTCTGTTACCACTCACTCAGCAATCATCAGCCCAAGGACAGCAGAAGAAATGGGCCAATGAGCTGTTGGATGGATCTCTCAGGCTCTTGGACATGTGCGACACTGCTAAGGATGCCTTGCTGCAAATTAAAGAATGCTTTCAAGGACTTCAGTCATCTTTGAGGAGAAGATGTGGAAGTGATACAAGGCTGCTTGCAGGTTGTGTTAGGAGGTACTTGACCACCATGAAAGCAGTGGCAAAGTCAATCAACAAGGCCCTAGGGAAATTGAAGAGTGTGAAAGCATCTTTTCCTAAGCTCCATGACAGCAATGAAATGGTTAGTGTGCTAAAGGATGTGGAAGCAATCACTATCATGGTATTGGAATCCCTGCTGTCCTTTATTTCCTCCTCTCAAAAGGGGCCAACAAAGCTAAGTGGCTGGTCATTGGTGTCCAAGCTAGCAAAGCCTAAAAGGATGGCACCTGAGGAAAATGACAATACAAATGAGTTTCAAAAGATAGATGTTGCACTTCAGTCCATCGTAAGtgtcaagaaagaaaaatctgaTAGTAACAAGAATGTTGAGGATGTGCAAAACCAGCTCAAAGATCTCGAGTTGTGCATTCAAGATCTCGAAGGAGACCTTGAGAGCCTCTATAGGCGTTTGATCAAAACCAGAGTCTCCTTTCTCAACATCCTCACACACTAG